The Brevibacillus brevis genome contains a region encoding:
- a CDS encoding DUF418 domain-containing protein: MELKQNRVRIIDGLRGFSLVGILLANMLIFQYGIWGSQELDLYALPDYEMTVYKLVKIFVEGSFMPIFTFMFGFGMIKMQQSLAAKGLRQKRYLARRFLMLIGLGLLHSYFLWEGDILAFYGMMGFFLLLFMNCKPKTLLIWGIILLCLISLMGLVPDDPNDPASITDPVRMEAYVVKTMTVYGTGTYEEIVHHRSSEDPLGLPEYMIFTLLLITPLMSAPMFLFGMYAAKCRWFEKTEEERTSYLRNMLIFLPAGLLLKALHVYLPGSWWSGIGEISGGTILAIGYIFAFVWFFSRSTESKWLPRFQAVGKLSLTNYLLQTVICTTIFYGYGLGWFGQIGVLAGCGLAILIYAGQLFLSPLYLKRFRYGPVERLLRMWTNLSFSGKTKQPSEKPISA, translated from the coding sequence ATGGAGCTAAAGCAGAATCGCGTACGCATCATCGATGGCTTGCGGGGATTTAGTTTAGTAGGAATTTTGTTGGCGAATATGCTGATTTTCCAGTATGGGATTTGGGGAAGCCAAGAATTGGATTTATACGCCCTCCCCGATTATGAAATGACTGTTTATAAGCTTGTGAAAATATTTGTGGAAGGCAGCTTTATGCCGATTTTTACCTTCATGTTTGGTTTTGGCATGATCAAGATGCAGCAAAGCTTGGCTGCCAAAGGTTTGAGGCAAAAACGTTACCTTGCCCGCAGGTTTTTGATGCTGATCGGACTTGGTTTGCTTCATTCGTACTTCCTTTGGGAAGGGGATATCTTAGCGTTTTATGGCATGATGGGCTTCTTTCTGTTACTGTTCATGAACTGTAAACCGAAAACACTGCTTATTTGGGGGATCATCTTACTCTGCCTCATCAGCTTAATGGGGCTTGTCCCAGATGATCCGAATGATCCTGCGAGTATTACCGATCCTGTCCGTATGGAAGCTTATGTGGTCAAAACCATGACTGTCTATGGCACGGGCACATACGAGGAGATTGTGCATCACAGAAGCAGTGAAGATCCGCTTGGTTTGCCAGAATACATGATATTTACTTTATTATTGATTACGCCGCTTATGAGCGCACCCATGTTCCTTTTTGGGATGTATGCTGCGAAGTGCAGGTGGTTCGAGAAGACAGAGGAAGAACGAACCTCGTATCTCCGAAACATGTTGATCTTCCTGCCAGCAGGGCTTTTGTTAAAAGCACTACATGTGTATCTGCCAGGAAGCTGGTGGAGTGGCATCGGTGAGATATCGGGGGGAACCATCCTTGCCATCGGTTACATTTTCGCCTTTGTTTGGTTCTTTTCGAGAAGCACGGAATCAAAATGGCTGCCAAGGTTTCAGGCCGTGGGTAAACTCTCCTTAACGAATTACCTTTTACAAACCGTCATTTGTACGACGATCTTCTATGGCTATGGACTCGGATGGTTCGGACAGATCGGGGTATTGGCTGGCTGCGGATTAGCAATCTTGATTTATGCGGGACAGCTTTTCTTAAGCCCGCTGTATCTAAAAAGGTTCCGTTATGGCCCAGTGGAACGACTATTGCGTATGTGGACGAATCTTTCATTCTCCGGCAAGACAAAGCAACCTTCAGAAAAACCTATTTCCGCATAG
- a CDS encoding DUF459 domain-containing protein produces the protein MIEVSCKKELLRMKMVQRWVRIFLSAAILSTLVACGTTYDKGQTQLATTQAPAGSVQELFDSSLFVGDSIIGGLTNDDLLPEANVMGGLGATVQSTLDNVEEIASRKPSHVFLSMGQNDLWEPSEEGKNTFVQQYTRLVDRIRELLPAARVYVLSITAVDAASPFGASMNPQIETFNAALQKMAKEKGVDYIDLAPIFQQNKIQYDEDGSHFTNAFYPILLGYLKEWTDMAHQPRGPAVTDTNEAYKAAFKHSVFLGDSILGALSYLNKVDTANVIAPSGATLSLALMNVEKLASRAPEHVFILLGSNDIRLSDKQEFIESYRQLIGSIRNKLPNAKLHILSIPPVAKDALKQVPQYANITDFNQALEQLADEVKVDYVDLSPLFAANKIQYADNGVHFKPHFYPLLLDYLQGLVK, from the coding sequence ATGATAGAGGTATCTTGCAAGAAGGAGTTATTGCGTATGAAAATGGTACAACGATGGGTACGTATTTTTCTGTCAGCGGCGATACTATCGACCCTCGTCGCCTGTGGTACGACCTACGACAAGGGGCAAACTCAGCTCGCTACGACACAGGCGCCTGCAGGCAGCGTCCAGGAATTGTTCGATAGCAGCTTGTTCGTAGGCGACTCCATTATCGGAGGACTGACGAACGATGACCTGCTGCCTGAAGCGAACGTTATGGGGGGATTGGGCGCAACGGTCCAATCTACGCTGGACAACGTCGAAGAGATCGCGAGCCGCAAGCCGTCACATGTGTTCCTGTCAATGGGGCAGAACGATCTCTGGGAACCGTCTGAGGAAGGGAAGAATACGTTCGTACAGCAATACACCCGGCTGGTCGATCGTATAAGGGAACTGCTGCCGGCGGCCCGCGTTTACGTGCTGTCGATTACGGCTGTAGATGCCGCATCGCCGTTCGGTGCGTCCATGAACCCACAGATTGAAACATTCAACGCAGCCCTGCAAAAGATGGCGAAGGAGAAGGGAGTAGACTACATTGACCTTGCCCCCATTTTCCAGCAGAACAAGATTCAATACGATGAAGACGGCTCCCATTTCACGAACGCATTCTACCCAATCCTGCTGGGCTATTTGAAGGAGTGGACGGATATGGCCCATCAGCCGCGCGGTCCGGCGGTCACCGATACGAACGAAGCCTACAAAGCAGCGTTCAAGCACAGTGTTTTCCTCGGAGATTCCATCCTGGGGGCGTTGTCCTATCTGAACAAAGTGGATACGGCGAATGTCATCGCCCCGAGCGGCGCGACGCTCTCTCTCGCCCTCATGAATGTCGAGAAACTCGCCAGCCGGGCGCCGGAGCATGTATTCATTCTGCTGGGCAGCAATGACATTCGGTTGTCAGACAAGCAGGAATTCATCGAGAGCTATCGCCAGCTGATCGGCAGCATCCGGAACAAACTGCCGAATGCCAAGCTCCACATCCTGTCGATTCCGCCAGTCGCCAAGGACGCCCTGAAGCAAGTGCCACAGTATGCGAACATTACGGACTTCAACCAAGCGCTTGAACAGTTGGCCGATGAAGTCAAAGTCGATTACGTGGACTTGTCCCCCCTCTTCGCCGCCAACAAAATCCAATACGCAGACAACGGCGTTCACTTCAAACCGCATTTCTATCCGCTGCTCCTGGACTACTTGCAGGGGCTTGTAAAGTAG
- a CDS encoding metallophosphoesterase, giving the protein MKRKLIIGDIHGYFHVLKQLLEKVNYKPMQDQIIFIGDYISRGPESLKVVSVIKRMVEEEDAIALMGNHEYSLIEFLDSRNPSFDLFFLHQMGGMNAIESFLQGVDDTVFNDIELVKRTLKVERKEEIDFINHLPYYFEDEGHIYVHAGVRPRNWRETTPSDFVWIGEDFIESPTGIDKVVIFGHTPTSRIKSNPEPNQIWYSTEGDKIGIDGGCGYSGGQLNALEINAEGYRNHFVKC; this is encoded by the coding sequence ATGAAACGGAAACTTATTATTGGGGATATCCATGGATATTTTCATGTACTTAAGCAGCTACTGGAAAAAGTAAATTATAAGCCTATGCAGGACCAAATTATTTTTATTGGTGATTATATAAGTAGAGGACCTGAATCTCTAAAAGTTGTTTCAGTGATAAAAAGAATGGTGGAGGAGGAAGATGCAATTGCTTTAATGGGGAATCATGAATATTCTTTGATTGAATTTTTAGACTCTCGGAACCCTTCCTTTGATTTGTTTTTCCTCCATCAAATGGGTGGTATGAACGCAATAGAAAGTTTTCTTCAAGGTGTTGATGATACAGTTTTTAACGACATAGAGCTTGTTAAAAGAACACTCAAAGTAGAGCGCAAAGAAGAGATTGATTTTATAAACCATTTACCTTATTACTTTGAAGATGAAGGCCATATTTATGTACACGCAGGAGTTCGTCCAAGGAATTGGCGAGAAACAACACCTTCTGATTTTGTCTGGATAGGTGAGGATTTTATAGAAAGTCCAACAGGCATTGACAAAGTTGTGATATTTGGACATACCCCGACTTCTAGAATAAAATCGAATCCAGAACCCAATCAAATTTGGTATTCAACAGAAGGTGATAAAATAGGGATAGATGGCGGGTGTGGCTATTCTGGTGGACAACTAAATGCGTTGGAAATCAATGCGGAAGGATACAGGAACCACTTTGTCAAATGTTAA
- a CDS encoding GNAT family N-acetyltransferase — protein sequence MEASISIVTYRPELAAAVADMWNASRDSWGGGNSITTAEQIRQEEAASDAITVYLAIEGETVVGYCSLAEYREDTGALYIPLLNVRPDYHGKKVGRMLLSCALEKTIELDWPRLDLYTWAGNTKAVPLYKKFGFFWEDRDDATHLMNMIPSVLRTEAIAHYFEELDWYQDSTREIVVEPDGRKENGFDYFTYSWAKGEKSLRVEFERRGRGMRLIETEDYLVSAEVENLELVFGREYQIHYRIVNKSGKPLQISLNGQPSDTIRFNYQHELAVTGEATLSASFFVDPITEEQSIWRTHPRVCTHLLINGKAALFEVGILPKFPATLSLHVPGLSYPGQTKLFYLDVENNFAEAAEFSFELPACSFFGLQEQRHTLKLSGKERISLPLHADLYEHGFYEANVQVEAKLADGRSVSFAKKIGAAFTGLGAMVSGETEQAWQVHHGRHTLYLNKEDNEMTVASRTGGEPTNLLYPKLGKPFSSEFSKKRAEKVEFIAEKGAIGIRATYRSGAYPQIALVSKTLLFGDGTVEHLLEIENSSADKLAAELWLNQGFHHSFYRPIVPYQGRYVETPSSYGSDMDYWDAELVSENWLFTQDETAPWGMCWPPEYRFDIQGWYVTLETNLGMLAPHETKSFGPIHFSHGGYADWKEFRAFARKEPLPADLILTSHLELSANGQNPFVTSKQLDVQVKEYKQQYLDGELLASLLSESASEQTQSFAEDEEETESDFSFKTPEKPYDLVQVEGRFATHVSHLQSAIFPIGQGKVIQEQTVEEGRPVYIADNGRLRIKAAPDFAPTLYSLASNGQEWLDSSFPLRKPKSWWNPWTGGIGNYIEELSSFSLVKEERTASFVELIDNKQNTWQGIKVSYQVKKQEKYRGLTCHQYYLLLPGVPVLCHTVEIEQNTGTYFAAKELTTDIFLQPGTEDEAVWLKTVGTNGEELNYKLAQGELDVLEVSDYVLGRASSKDQMHIVTDLDTADLQVYANKEVAVASVIRELNLPNNSTAFTPPVFFLFADSTLPSNALSDLRAIRFAK from the coding sequence ATGGAAGCATCAATCTCAATTGTCACCTACCGCCCTGAGCTGGCCGCAGCGGTTGCAGATATGTGGAATGCCAGCCGAGATAGCTGGGGAGGCGGAAATTCGATTACGACAGCCGAACAAATACGACAAGAAGAAGCAGCCTCTGACGCTATCACTGTCTATCTCGCAATAGAAGGTGAAACAGTCGTTGGTTATTGCAGCCTGGCAGAATATCGGGAAGATACCGGTGCCCTCTACATCCCGTTGCTCAATGTACGTCCCGACTATCACGGAAAAAAAGTCGGCCGGATGCTGCTTTCATGCGCACTGGAGAAAACGATTGAGCTCGACTGGCCGCGGCTTGATCTGTACACGTGGGCAGGAAACACGAAGGCTGTTCCATTGTATAAGAAGTTCGGCTTTTTCTGGGAAGACCGGGACGACGCCACCCATCTGATGAACATGATTCCTTCTGTGCTCCGTACCGAAGCGATCGCCCACTATTTTGAGGAGCTTGACTGGTATCAGGACTCCACGCGGGAGATCGTTGTAGAGCCAGATGGACGCAAGGAAAACGGCTTTGATTACTTCACCTACTCCTGGGCAAAAGGAGAAAAGAGTTTGCGTGTGGAGTTTGAACGGCGCGGTCGAGGCATGCGCCTCATCGAGACGGAAGATTATCTCGTGTCTGCCGAAGTGGAGAACCTGGAGCTGGTCTTTGGACGGGAGTATCAGATTCACTACCGGATCGTCAACAAATCAGGGAAGCCGTTACAGATTTCGTTAAACGGGCAACCGAGCGACACGATCCGCTTTAATTATCAGCACGAGCTGGCTGTGACAGGGGAAGCCACGCTGTCAGCAAGCTTTTTTGTCGATCCAATCACAGAAGAGCAAAGCATCTGGCGCACGCATCCGCGTGTCTGCACCCACCTGCTGATCAACGGCAAGGCAGCGCTGTTTGAGGTAGGAATCCTCCCCAAGTTTCCTGCTACCCTTTCCTTGCATGTACCTGGTCTCTCCTATCCGGGACAGACAAAGCTGTTTTATTTGGACGTAGAAAACAACTTTGCGGAAGCAGCGGAATTTTCATTCGAGCTGCCTGCTTGTTCATTTTTTGGCTTACAAGAGCAACGCCACACTTTGAAACTGTCTGGCAAAGAGCGCATTTCGCTTCCGCTTCACGCTGACCTGTATGAACACGGCTTTTACGAAGCCAACGTACAGGTGGAGGCGAAGCTCGCAGATGGCAGATCGGTTTCTTTTGCCAAAAAAATCGGAGCTGCCTTTACAGGGCTTGGTGCGATGGTGTCCGGGGAAACGGAACAGGCTTGGCAAGTTCATCATGGCCGCCATACGCTCTATTTGAACAAAGAAGATAATGAGATGACCGTTGCCAGTAGGACAGGTGGAGAGCCAACCAACCTCCTCTATCCCAAGCTCGGCAAACCGTTTTCCAGCGAGTTCTCGAAGAAACGTGCCGAGAAAGTTGAGTTTATCGCAGAAAAGGGAGCAATCGGCATCCGTGCGACGTATCGCTCCGGGGCATACCCGCAAATTGCGCTGGTTAGCAAAACGCTCCTGTTCGGAGATGGTACCGTAGAACACCTACTAGAGATAGAAAACAGCTCTGCTGACAAGCTGGCTGCTGAGCTCTGGCTAAACCAAGGCTTTCATCACAGTTTTTATCGCCCCATTGTGCCGTATCAAGGCCGTTATGTTGAAACACCATCCTCCTACGGCAGCGATATGGATTATTGGGATGCTGAGTTAGTCAGTGAAAACTGGCTGTTTACACAGGATGAAACGGCCCCATGGGGAATGTGCTGGCCTCCTGAATACCGTTTTGACATTCAAGGCTGGTATGTCACACTTGAAACCAATCTCGGCATGCTTGCTCCACATGAAACAAAGTCGTTCGGCCCGATCCATTTCTCGCATGGAGGCTATGCCGACTGGAAAGAATTCCGCGCCTTTGCCCGTAAAGAACCACTGCCAGCAGACCTGATCTTGACCTCTCACCTGGAGTTGAGTGCCAATGGGCAAAATCCGTTTGTGACAAGCAAGCAACTGGATGTACAGGTGAAAGAGTACAAGCAGCAGTATTTAGACGGAGAGTTGCTGGCTTCCCTTTTGAGCGAGTCAGCTTCCGAACAAACGCAGAGCTTTGCAGAGGATGAGGAAGAGACGGAATCTGACTTCTCCTTCAAGACGCCGGAAAAACCATATGACCTTGTGCAAGTAGAGGGACGTTTTGCCACGCATGTGTCTCATTTGCAGAGCGCGATTTTCCCAATCGGTCAAGGCAAGGTCATCCAGGAACAAACAGTGGAAGAGGGACGGCCGGTCTATATCGCCGACAATGGACGATTGCGGATTAAAGCCGCTCCAGATTTTGCTCCGACTCTCTACTCGCTCGCAAGCAATGGACAGGAGTGGCTGGACAGCTCCTTCCCTCTGCGGAAACCGAAATCTTGGTGGAATCCGTGGACAGGTGGAATCGGCAACTATATCGAAGAGTTAAGCTCATTTTCACTGGTGAAAGAAGAGCGTACTGCTTCCTTTGTCGAGCTAATCGACAACAAGCAAAATACGTGGCAGGGAATCAAGGTGAGCTACCAAGTGAAAAAGCAGGAGAAGTATCGCGGGTTGACTTGCCACCAGTATTACTTGCTGCTGCCAGGAGTACCTGTCCTCTGTCATACAGTAGAGATCGAGCAGAATACCGGAACGTACTTTGCTGCCAAGGAATTGACCACTGACATCTTTTTGCAGCCAGGAACCGAGGACGAGGCGGTATGGCTGAAAACCGTCGGTACGAATGGCGAGGAGCTCAACTACAAGCTGGCGCAAGGTGAATTGGATGTCCTTGAAGTTTCCGATTATGTCCTCGGGCGAGCTTCCAGCAAGGATCAGATGCATATCGTTACTGACCTCGATACAGCGGACCTCCAAGTATACGCAAACAAGGAAGTGGCCGTAGCTTCTGTCATTCGCGAACTGAATCTGCCAAACAACAGCACTGCCTTTACTCCGCCTGTCTTTTTCCTGTTTGCCGACAGCACGCTTCCATCCAATGCCTTATCTGACTTACGGGCGATACGCTTTGCCAAATAA
- a CDS encoding amidohydrolase family protein, protein MKIIDAHMHLSHIEEFKRTAAEKSFVDYSVAGLLQEYAESGVVLGIGMGLTETEPDGFPDVEAVTPMGLDLTDELPPQFVYCLGINPYKLDEAAVARLEADLQKPNVVGLKIYLGYYPFYAYDSVYDPVYALAAKYQVPVVFHTGDTYSERGLLKYSHPLTLDEVAVKHRDVHFMMAHFGDPWVLDGAEVVYKNRNMFADLSGLMVGDAANCKRLADSPLFFSHLRHAITYCDHYDKFLFGTDWPLAPVKPYIQFVQELIPAEHHEDVFYKTALKVFPKIKPLVE, encoded by the coding sequence ATGAAAATCATTGATGCGCACATGCATTTGTCCCATATCGAGGAATTCAAGCGGACAGCGGCAGAAAAGTCGTTTGTCGATTACTCCGTCGCTGGTCTCTTGCAAGAATATGCCGAGAGTGGCGTGGTCCTTGGGATAGGCATGGGCTTGACAGAGACTGAGCCAGACGGCTTTCCCGATGTGGAAGCTGTCACTCCCATGGGACTAGACCTGACAGACGAGTTGCCGCCACAGTTCGTCTATTGTCTGGGAATCAACCCGTACAAGCTGGATGAAGCGGCAGTGGCACGCTTGGAAGCTGACCTGCAAAAGCCCAACGTGGTCGGGTTGAAAATCTATTTGGGCTACTATCCCTTCTACGCCTACGATAGCGTCTACGATCCCGTCTATGCGCTCGCAGCCAAATACCAGGTGCCTGTCGTCTTTCACACCGGCGATACGTACTCGGAGCGTGGGCTCTTAAAATACTCCCATCCTCTCACACTGGACGAGGTGGCGGTGAAGCATCGAGACGTCCATTTCATGATGGCCCATTTTGGCGATCCGTGGGTACTCGATGGGGCAGAAGTCGTTTATAAAAACCGCAACATGTTTGCAGACCTCTCCGGCTTAATGGTCGGTGACGCAGCCAATTGCAAGCGACTCGCAGACTCCCCTCTCTTCTTCTCCCATCTGCGCCACGCGATCACCTATTGTGATCATTACGACAAGTTTTTGTTCGGAACAGACTGGCCGTTGGCACCAGTGAAGCCATATATCCAGTTTGTACAGGAGCTAATCCCAGCGGAGCATCACGAGGATGTGTTTTACAAGACAGCATTGAAGGTGTTTCCCAAAATCAAGCCGTTGGTTGAGTAG
- a CDS encoding DegV family protein — protein MKKKIAWVTDSTALIPDHVMEEHDIYVVPLEIIFEDGTYEDGIDLAPEQLYQKIVQANYAPKTSQPSIGKFVTLYERLKEEYECAIAVHLSSDLSGTYNTSATAAKLVDFPVESVDSKLMSYPITSIILNGIEQAKEGKGYQEIAASLREEYKSFENYILVGSLDQFYKGGRMTGLQYFIGNLLQIKPIFQIKDGLFEVYEKVRTEGKAVKRMLEQLEKAKQNYSVKHVQILHGNVLDKALELKEKIQSKYSDVEVLVGPISSTIGAHAGMGTLALAWRNE, from the coding sequence TTGAAGAAAAAAATTGCCTGGGTTACAGACAGTACCGCACTCATACCTGATCACGTCATGGAAGAGCATGACATCTACGTCGTTCCACTGGAGATTATCTTTGAAGATGGCACTTATGAAGACGGCATTGATTTAGCGCCTGAACAGCTGTATCAAAAAATTGTGCAGGCCAATTATGCTCCCAAAACGTCACAGCCTTCTATCGGAAAATTTGTAACGCTCTACGAACGATTAAAGGAAGAGTATGAATGCGCGATTGCTGTCCACCTCTCCTCTGATCTGAGTGGGACCTACAATACAAGTGCAACAGCAGCCAAACTGGTAGACTTCCCTGTCGAGTCGGTAGATTCCAAGCTGATGTCGTACCCGATTACCTCGATTATCTTAAACGGAATCGAGCAAGCCAAAGAAGGAAAAGGCTATCAAGAGATCGCGGCTTCCTTGCGCGAAGAATACAAATCTTTCGAGAACTACATCCTAGTCGGCAGTCTCGACCAGTTTTACAAGGGCGGCCGAATGACCGGTTTGCAATATTTCATCGGCAATCTGCTTCAGATCAAGCCGATTTTCCAAATTAAAGATGGGTTGTTTGAAGTTTATGAAAAGGTTCGTACCGAAGGGAAAGCGGTCAAGCGCATGCTGGAACAGCTAGAGAAAGCCAAGCAGAATTACTCCGTGAAGCACGTACAGATTTTGCATGGCAACGTCTTGGACAAAGCGCTGGAGCTGAAAGAGAAAATTCAGAGCAAGTACTCCGATGTCGAGGTGTTGGTTGGACCGATCAGTTCCACGATTGGGGCGCATGCCGGGATGGGGACACTGGCGTTGGCTTGGCGGAATGAGTAG